The Drosophila biarmipes strain raj3 chromosome 2L, RU_DBia_V1.1, whole genome shotgun sequence genome has a window encoding:
- the LOC108034209 gene encoding uncharacterized protein LOC108034209, whose translation MESETKASGEEKQQKDPSAVPMDTLDPPPPSASSKTLKRCLSVPIIRTPPTGKSGKTPMTTRAAAAAALAAKEHEQTPKKSQPVLDIQMPNVTSIDCFGKNIHIRSQPNSREVSPAPVFNIFTPRARRYSASYSPLTTAANGATLCLTPRVSQLRQEECADLNSREVNHEREVHREIQISQSWEDLTLVAENWSCKSDDLSNPLQVSLPPTGTTSCSSPSPTNNRAGMRLPYSPSPTRRTFATRRSMSPIAMRPSQLGPVKRKFELDDNPMQGSNWSVYSPPPLKKIFTESRGSSPVCQSPSSVCPSPDSGTFDGRITPKLFISKLCTNNTVSGSGLNNNSSSSGCPSPVSASPGGVGSGPNLEAAMCLVSGGSQSQSIDEGISIPESESHSSCRSRTSSILSTASSSTQVLVNDLVDDATLMDDAKSETSSIGGCSTISIESSSCDSGAKTAATFLNRLVVDSDGGGSPLAQKSFYINKQGLSGAKKFVVNHERTGATSKDVSQKL comes from the exons ATGGAATCGGAGACGAAAGCCAGCGGCGAGGAGAAGCAGCAGAAAGACCCCTCAGCAGTGCCCATGGACACTCTGGACCCACCGCCACCGAGTGCCAGCTCCAAAACCCTCAAACGCTGCCTCAGTGTGCCGATAATCCGGACACCGCCTACGGGGAAGTCGGGCAAGACCCCGATGACAACACGCGCAGCCGCAGCGGCTGCTCTGGCGGCCAAGGAGCACGAGCAGACGCCCAAGAAGAGTCAACCGGTGCTGGATATCCAGATGCCGAATGTGACATCCATCGATTGCTTCGGCAAGAACATACACATACGCTCCCAGCCAAATTCCAGGGAGGTGTCCCCGGCTCCCGTCTTCAATATATTCACTCCTCGAGCCAGGAGGTATTCGGCTAGCTACAGTCCGTTGACCACCGCCGCCAATGGAGCCACTCTTTGCCTAACGCCCCGGGTTTCCCAGCTGAGGCAAGAGGAATGCGCAGACCTGAACAGCCGGGAGGTGAATCATGAGCGCGAGGTTCACCGGGAAATACAGATCTCCCAGAGCTGGGAGGACCTGACCCTGGTGGCCGAGAACTGGTCCTGCAAATCGGACGATCTCTCGAACCCCCTGCAGGTCAGCCTGCCACCCACGGGCACCACCAGTTGctccagtcccagtcccacgAACAATCGTGCGGGCATGAGACTTCCATACTCCCCTTCGCCCACGAGGCGTACCTTTGCCACCAGGCGATCAATGTCTCCCATTGCCATGCGACCATCCCAGCTGGGGCCCGTGAAGCGGAAGTTCGAGCTGGACGATAATCCCATGCAGGGCAGCAACTGGAGCGTATACTCTCCTCCGCCACTGAAAAAGATCTTTACGGAAAG TCGCGGCTCCTCACCGGTGTGCCAATCCCCCTCATCGGTTTGCCCTAGTCCCGATTCCGGAACCTTTGACGGCCGAATTACGCCCAAGCTGTTCATCTCCAAGCTGTGCACAAACAACACGGTGAGCGGAAGTGGACTAAATAACAATAGCAGCAGCTCGGGGTGTCCGTCACCCGTTTCCGCCTCGCCCGGAGGCGTTGGCAGTGGCCCGAATCTGGAGGCTGCCATGTGCCTGGTGTCAGGCGGAAGCCAGAGCCAAAGTATCGACGAGGGAATCTCGATACCCGAATCGGAGTCGCACTCCTCCTGCCGCAGTCGCACTTCTTCCATACTGTCCACCGCGTCATCCAGCACTCAGGTGCTGGTCAATGACTTGGTGGACGATGCCACTTTGATGGACGATGCCAAAAGCGAAACCTCCTCGATCGGTGGATGCTCCACCATTAGCATAGAGTCATCCTCCTGCGACAGTGGAGCCAAGACAGCTGCCACTTTCCTGAATCGCCTTGTGGTCGATTCAGATGGCGGTGGTTCCCCACTTGCCCAGAAGAGCTTCTACATCAACAAGCAGGGATTGTCGGGCGCCAAGAAGTTCGTCGTCAATCATGAGAGAACGGGAGCTACCAGCAAAGATGTGTCGCAAAAGCTTTAA